A genomic window from Pseudomonas alcaligenes includes:
- a CDS encoding mannose-1-phosphate guanylyltransferase/mannose-6-phosphate isomerase, which produces MLYPVIICGGAGSRLWPASREKHPKPFLPLPDGQCLLQKTLLRAIHLEGVKDILTVTNQELFFTTEDIYQEVKRSPESELNYILEPTGRNTAAAIASAALYLLRRHGPEATMLVLPADHLIQDEEAFASAARQAAQLAQEGYLVTFGIEPTHAETGFGYIEADTSGDLVQGMRVKRFVEKPDLATAQRYCAAGNFYWNSGMFCFQAGTLVSEMRAHAPEVLDAVEATLAASTYSDNDQRLRLDAGSFSKVPDISIDYALMERSDRVATVPCTIGWSDIGSWSAMSELVAADAQGNRFTGETVQHAASNNFVHSPERLTALVGVQDLIVVDTPDALLITHKAHAQDVKHIAGQLKQSGHEAYLTHRTVHRPWGTYTTLEEGERFKIKRIVVKPGASLSLQMHHHRSEHWIVVSGVALVVNGDSELILNSNESTFIPSGHKHRLANPGVIDLVLIEVQSGDYLGEDDIVRFDDRYGRA; this is translated from the coding sequence ATGTTGTACCCCGTGATTATCTGCGGCGGAGCCGGTAGCCGCCTGTGGCCCGCCTCTCGCGAGAAGCACCCCAAACCGTTCCTGCCGCTGCCTGACGGCCAGTGCCTGCTCCAGAAAACCCTGCTCAGGGCGATTCATCTCGAAGGCGTGAAAGACATCCTGACCGTCACCAATCAGGAGCTGTTCTTCACCACCGAAGACATCTATCAGGAAGTCAAGCGCTCGCCAGAGAGCGAGCTCAACTACATCCTTGAGCCGACCGGCCGCAACACGGCAGCCGCCATAGCCAGCGCGGCCCTCTATCTGCTGCGCCGCCACGGCCCCGAGGCGACCATGCTGGTGCTTCCTGCCGACCACCTGATCCAGGACGAAGAAGCCTTCGCCAGTGCCGCCCGACAGGCCGCGCAATTGGCTCAGGAAGGCTACCTGGTGACCTTCGGCATCGAGCCGACTCATGCCGAGACGGGCTTTGGCTATATCGAAGCCGACACCAGCGGCGACCTCGTGCAAGGCATGCGCGTCAAGCGCTTCGTGGAAAAGCCGGACCTGGCAACCGCCCAGCGCTATTGTGCGGCCGGCAACTTCTACTGGAACTCGGGCATGTTCTGCTTCCAGGCCGGGACGCTGGTCAGCGAGATGCGGGCTCATGCCCCGGAAGTGCTCGATGCGGTAGAAGCCACACTCGCCGCCTCGACCTACTCGGACAACGACCAGCGACTGCGCCTCGATGCCGGCAGCTTCAGCAAGGTGCCGGACATTTCCATCGACTATGCCCTGATGGAGCGCTCCGACAGGGTCGCCACCGTTCCCTGCACCATCGGCTGGAGCGATATCGGCTCCTGGTCCGCCATGAGCGAGCTGGTCGCGGCTGATGCGCAGGGCAATCGCTTCACCGGAGAGACGGTCCAGCATGCTGCGTCCAACAACTTCGTACACAGTCCGGAGCGACTGACTGCCCTTGTCGGTGTGCAGGACCTCATCGTGGTCGACACCCCGGATGCGCTGCTGATCACACACAAGGCGCATGCTCAGGATGTCAAACATATCGCAGGGCAGCTCAAGCAGAGCGGACATGAAGCCTATCTGACACACCGCACCGTGCACCGTCCGTGGGGAACCTACACAACGCTTGAGGAAGGCGAACGCTTCAAGATCAAGCGCATCGTCGTCAAGCCCGGCGCCTCGCTCTCCCTGCAGATGCATCATCATCGCAGCGAGCACTGGATTGTGGTCAGCGGCGTGGCGCTGGTCGTCAATGGCGACAGCGAGCTGATCCTGAACAGCAACGAGTCGACCTTCATTCCGTCGGGGCACAAGCATCGCCTCGCCAACCCCGGCGTCATCGACCTGGTCCTCATCGAAGTACAAAGCGGCGATTACCTGGGCGAGGACGACATAGTGCGGTTCGACGACAGGTACGGTCGTGCATAA
- a CDS encoding methyltransferase — protein sequence MILTGPALSERFQALDDFLVAHQHLWRPKPFTYPTLPWEAEQPALAAWLRSRSLEQAEAEHNHPERLAAPAPFPELARRAAALSALDELPTRDLGLLPERLSVDVPGRKWQQITAFAGRLQFRQPPRHWLDWCSGKGHLGRLLAQGGQQLTCLEYDPQLVEAGQRLSARQQLAAQHLQQDVLAADAGARLHATHTPAALHACGDLHVRLLQLASAAGCAQLAVAPCCYNRIASEYYQPLCAPARASALRLSQDDLRLPLAETVTAGQRLRRQRDLSMARRLAFDLLQRQQRDVDDYLPTPSLPVSWLDKDFASYCHDLAALKGLALHGRIDWPALEAAGWRRLAEVRNLELVRGLFRRPLELWLLLDRALYLEERGYQVRLGTFCAHQLTPRNLLLLAERA from the coding sequence ATGATCCTTACCGGCCCCGCTCTGAGCGAACGCTTCCAGGCTCTGGACGACTTCCTCGTCGCCCACCAGCACCTGTGGCGCCCCAAGCCCTTCACCTACCCGACCCTGCCCTGGGAAGCCGAGCAGCCCGCACTGGCCGCCTGGCTGCGCAGCCGCAGCCTGGAGCAGGCCGAGGCCGAGCACAACCATCCCGAGCGCCTGGCCGCCCCCGCGCCCTTCCCCGAGCTGGCGCGGCGCGCCGCCGCGCTCTCGGCGCTCGATGAACTGCCCACGCGCGATCTCGGCCTACTGCCCGAGCGCCTGAGCGTCGACGTGCCGGGGCGCAAGTGGCAGCAGATCACCGCCTTCGCCGGACGCTTGCAGTTCCGGCAGCCGCCGCGCCACTGGCTGGACTGGTGCTCCGGCAAGGGCCACCTCGGCCGCCTGCTGGCCCAGGGCGGCCAGCAGCTGACCTGCCTGGAATACGATCCGCAACTGGTCGAAGCCGGCCAGCGCCTCAGCGCACGCCAGCAGCTCGCGGCCCAGCACCTGCAGCAGGACGTGCTGGCCGCCGATGCCGGCGCGCGCCTGCACGCCACGCATACGCCGGCGGCCCTGCATGCCTGCGGCGACCTGCACGTGCGCCTGCTGCAGCTGGCCAGCGCCGCCGGCTGCGCCCAGTTGGCGGTGGCGCCCTGCTGCTACAACCGCATCGCCAGCGAGTACTATCAGCCGCTCTGCGCCCCCGCCCGGGCCTCGGCCCTGCGCCTGTCACAGGACGACCTGCGCCTGCCGCTGGCCGAGACCGTCACCGCCGGCCAGCGCCTGCGCCGCCAGCGTGACCTGTCGATGGCCCGGCGCCTGGCCTTCGACCTGCTGCAGCGCCAGCAGCGCGACGTGGATGACTACTTGCCGACGCCGTCGCTGCCAGTGAGCTGGCTGGACAAGGACTTCGCCAGCTACTGCCATGACCTGGCCGCGCTCAAGGGCCTGGCACTGCACGGCCGCATCGACTGGCCCGCCCTGGAGGCGGCCGGCTGGCGCCGCCTGGCCGAGGTGCGCAACCTGGAGCTGGTACGCGGCCTGTTCCGTCGCCCACTGGAGCTGTGGCTGCTGCTCGACCGCGCCCTCTACCTGGAAGAACGGGGCTACCAGGTGAGGCTGGGCACCTTCTGCGCCCACCAGCTGACCCCGCGCAATCTGTTGCTGCTGGCCGAGCGCGCCTGA